DNA sequence from the Salvia splendens isolate huo1 chromosome 19, SspV2, whole genome shotgun sequence genome:
ggcatcttgatCGTCCATGGGTACGGctggtagccacccggaacttgagaactttgggtttgaggaggagCTGAGAATTGCGTCtccggactagggaatggttgcgagccgaaccattcgtggttccaaccgcaggagtcggaggggtgatcgccggagccggacattttttttaaaagtaaaagattgagaattgataagagaattTAAATGAAAGAATTtatatgagaattgtgtagtgtggtgggaaattttttgtgtggaattgagggtatttatagaagaaaaggtgaattttgggggaaaaaattgaaaaataaattaaaagtgggtagaaaacagatataatttattgggaagtgagaaaatatttaaaaaaaatttaaattaaattcgaatttttaaaaatatattgataATGCCAACGGCTTTGCCATTGGCCAATCTCGTCGCGCCACGTTAGCCTGCCCAGCGGcatggacgtgctcgatgcatcgagcagcaccATGCCAGCGGCAATGTTGCTCGGGAGTCATATTTTTCGGAGACTAGTGCtctggccctatccccaatgtttttcggagaccccgtatcattgtcaaatgtgaatcaagttgctcgggagtcatatttgacctatcggccaaattgagttgagccaaaagggtccacgACGAGTttgtggggggttgaggtggcacaaagggagcgggagcgggggcggatggagtcgcggcgctacggcggttggccgttgccttcttccttccttgcggctgacgttgggaactgctctggccggcgtcggggctacccaagttagctccggcaagctggctagccacctcatcctcgccggcgtcggatagggataccgacctcgaccgtttgctggaggaggatgatacgtctcccttatacttcggatgcacacgcacctcctgccaagcgctgtggtacttgaacggtttgtaatgttgggattggtaggtcgccaacgcggcactgatgatgtcgagcttgctcctgccgctccccgccaaccgctcttcctggaggtaatacccctggaacttttggattacttcgttggctcggaagatgacattgcgcaccatactctcattgcgctcgatggttccatccgggcggttttcattgtaccggcgagagacgcgtcaccaaaacctatccccgctttggttcgtgtcaacctccggatcttcggagataatcaaataggctttgaataactgATACATCTCCGCCGAAGTATACGGGGTGTGGACACCACAAGGAGTAGGATGAGTTTGAGAGCCACCGCTCCCTCCCGATCCGGGTTCGGGTGCCctcccgtatcgcccatcgggggcatcttgatCGTCCATGGGTAAGGctggtagccacccggaacttgagaactttgggtttgaggaggagCTGAGAATTGCGTCtccggactagggaatggttgcgagccgaaccattcgtggttccaacagCGGGAGTCGGATgagtgatcgccggagccggacattttttttaagagtaaaagattgagaattgataagagaattTAAATGAAAGAATTtatatgagaattgtgtagtgtggtgggaaattttttgtgtggaattgagggtatttatagatgaaaatgtgaattttgggggaaaaaattgaaaaataaattaaaagtgggtagaaaacagatataatttattgggaagtgagaaaatatttaaaaaatatttttaaaattaaatttgaatttttaaaaaatatattgaaaatgccaacggctttGCCATTGGCCAATCTCGTCGCTCCACGTTAGCCTGCCCAGCGGcatggacgtgctcgatgcatcgagcagcgccatgccagcggcaagagcacagcggtgGACAGCACAAAGCCGCGCCAGTGGCACGGATACCGTCCTTCCGGGAGAGCAgcgatggggatgctctaatcGCCAAGAGTCAAAGACTAAATTAAGCACGTTTTATTtgttatagtaatttttaatttataaaagaaGACTTCACCCACCGAAGACGTAATAATGCTGGAATCATGATTAGGTTGTGGCGGTGCTGCTACCTGTCGTCTCTCTCAATTAAACTATTCCCAATAAACATCACAATTTCCTCAtgcttttttccattttctatACATATATCTTCACCACCACCATCATCTCCCCCAATCACTTTCCTTTCTTCAAACCACATCAACACCATTCATTCACCTTAGCTTTATTTTTCTCAGATCGGAGCAAAGATGGCTTCTTCGGGAAAAGTCGATTCCGCCAAGTTTCACGGCGGCAGGTCCAACTTCTCGCAGACCTGCAACCTTCTCAGCCAGTATTTGAAGAAGAATGGCGCATTCGGTGACCTAGACCTTAATTTCACCCCAAAGGTAAATTCTGTTTCCGATTTCGCTAGATTTATCCCCTTTTCTCTCTCCCTAGCCTCTAATTgtgaaataatttattatttgattCAAATAGGATCTGTCAATCAATCGCCTAAAATTGAGCAACCAGAAAAGGAAGTAGAGCAGATGACGATATTTTACGCTGGTCAAGTGATTGTGCTCAACGATATCCCGGCGGTGAAGGCCAAGGAGATCATCAATTTAGCCACCGCCGTTTCACCGATTCAGAAACCCCAGCTCCCGGCTCTTGGCTCTGGTAAACACTCTCGCCGAATTAGGTATGAATTTGTTTATTTGATTAATGAGAGTACTTACTTGGCTTCGTTTCTGCAGATTTACCAATTGCGAGGAAGAATTCACTAGCTCGGTTTTTGGAGAAGAGGAAGGATAGGATCACTGCAGCCGCGCCGCACCAAGCGAGCAAACCGGCGGTGAAGGAGGAGCCGTGGCTGGAAGTGGGCTCTCAGATTCCGCGCCAATAGGGTTTCAGATTCCTCAAATTTCCGTTGGTTTTGTTGTACTTGTATTGTATGATTGTAGATCTGATAGATGAGATCCCACTTACTAAACATTATGGTTATGGATTCAGAACAAAAAAGGTCTGATCTATACGTATGTATGATGATTGATAGTTTGTTTTCATCCATGTGGTTTGCCTTCGATGATCtgaattttttcaatttcttcttTTAAATTTGTTATAGCAATGGTCccaaatatttgtatttttatgattttggtcggGTCTCACACATTTAAACTCGGGCCGGACTATGGAGGGTGCTGTCAAAAATATTTAAGCTGATTTTGAGCATTTTGATTAAAAATtcttattatttcaaaaatagttaaaaattaTTTGGAGCATTTTGTGTTACCCAGCTTCGGGTAGAAGTTCGCTACGGCGAGGCATAGCCTAAGTCGGCGGGAACAGTGAGAGTGGGGGTTGGGGTTGCGAGGAAGGAAGACCAGATGGTGCAGGAGACCATGAACGTGACCAGAGAGCCGACGCTGCTTTGCTGCGCTTCGGCATTACGAAGTGGGATCGGTCCATTTTTTAGTGGAGATGAGAGGAAGAGCAGTGGTGGTTGGAGGTGGTTTTATGGAGCAGAGAAATGAGGTCATAGAAGTTCAGGTTAATGGGTCTGTGTGTTTCAAGTTTGCATTCTCACTGAGCCGACGATGCAGTTGCCACACTCCACCGAGCTGACGATGTAGTTGCCAAAGTAATTTTCCGGCACCGGTAGATCCGTCCGCGGGTATGACGAAAAGCTCCGGCGCGTTCTCGTCAGATTTATCGCCGAATTTCACCATACTGCTCCAGTCGTACGCCGTTACCGTGACCAACGACGACACTGTGATTGGAGAGAAATTCTTCATATCCTCCTATTCCGTTGATTTTACCCCACGCGGACACGGATTTAACAATAGATTTGCCATCATCGAGACAATGTTGATTGGAGAGTAGGAGAGCAATCGGATTAATGTTGATTAATTTCCAATCGGATTCCTCTTCAATGGGAGGAATCGGCGGCAggaaaattttctaatttaaaagtTTAATTTGGCCAAATTCTAAGTAAACAGCTGTTGACCGTTAGATTTTAGACGGCGCCATCCAAAATTGACTGATTCCGGCCCATTTTCAAATGTGTGGGATACAATCATTCAAAATGTAGTGTtcatgaccaaaatcgtaaaaacACACGTATACATAAACATATAATAAGGAGTATAATTCATTTTGTTATATTTACGgtaatcattttttcttttttattttatttcttccgtcccaattaagttgatCAAAAAATTTGGACACATATATTAAGAAATTGTGATTAATAGTAAGAGacaaatgaataaagtaagaaaaataaagagtgatcgatgttttattttttgtcaaaaaaagaaattaactcAATTTGATTGTGATATCTCCAAATGAATAAAACTTAACTTAATTGGGATGAAAtgagtattttattatttacgaCCCCCCtgcaataattatattatttcaacTGTCTTTTTACCTTCCTTTTTACGTTATTAATTACGTATTATTCAGTGTTTAACTTCTATTAACCCTTTTTTATGGGGTGAATGGATTATTGAAAAACTTATCTACTATTTGGAGtgataaaatatgtaattcGTACACAGCTCACTTAAAATTTACTCCCTCGGTCTACGAATAGGAGTTCCGTTTTTCCATTAtagtccgtccacgaataggagtccggttcacttttactataaatgacaataaggtctcacattccactaacttattccactcacattttatttaaaattaatatatacaagtgtgacccctattccactaacttttttccaccaacttttcttaacatttcttaaaactcgttctgtcaagaaatgagactcctaatatcggacggatggagtattaactACTACACTCATTTTTAATACATGTGGTACCTCGTGTAATTATTATTATACCTTATGTTTACCACCCATTTTACTCAAAAAGTCCTAGTTTTGCATTGCACTATGCGAATGTGTCAATAAACAAACTTTATACCCTCCATGTActactattaaaaatgaaacactTTTTAGAGTGAATTATAAAATTGTCTCTTATGTATGGCAAGTCAGACACAAGAGATgctcatattttaaaaaaaaacattacaaGCATCTAGGTATAATATCGTTTCATGCTCTTTTTCATTACTTTGAGTCttttatactctctccatcccaactAAGCTGAGACATAACTTTTaaacacggagattaagaaattgtgttgaaaagtaggagagatgaataaagtaggaaagataaagagagagtgaAGTAGATAgcgaaataaagtaagagtgattggatgttttgttttttgtttaaaaagaaaatgactcaactttgttgggaCATACCAAAGAAGAATACGACTCAAATTCGTTGGGACAGAGTGATTACCATTTTTCCTTCTCTGTTCACACTTATACCGCTGGAGAgcaattttatctttttaaaatACTCTTTTAGTTCTCTTTGTCATATACTCTTCTTCCTCTTGATTACTTGAATCAAACTAGACTACATCCACCTCTAGGTGTGCCCATCTTACTCATACAGTCTCAACAAAATCCAATCCAATAAAACCCCCCAAAATCCAACAAATTCCCATCCTCATTGAGGTCAGATATTCGAAGCCCTTTTGTCTACATTTATTTATACATCCACTGCCACTTCTCTCGAGTTATCTCACCACTCAGTGAGCAGATCACCGCGGTCTTCAGGAACGTCGGCTAGCCAAGGCAGGATGCACCGCTGGGCTTCTCGTGGAGACAGTAGTCCAGACTGTTATTCATGCAAGCAATAGCTATGAAAAGAGTGCGAGCAAGCATTAATATAGAACTGTTTAATCAACcagaaaagaagaagatggaTAATCTAATCAACTCACGTCACACCCCAACCCCTCTAACGTATATTCTTATAGTAAATAAatccaaaaatttaaaacttttaaCCCACGTGTCAAATAAAACATTAATATCAGATACATAAAAAAACCAATATTCATCTATATCATTGATATCTTGATCCTGAAAAATactagtggtttatatgagccacaactctgtgtataaatttcacatttaattcACATTACAATTATCAAACaaatatcataaacaatttcatattcatatgcatatgcctctcTGTCCAGCTTATTATTCTGTGGCAAATCAAGCATGGTATCTGCTCGGGATTTCCAATAtgccaatatgattgacccgtaggtcccaatatAATTGACCCGAATGTCCCAATATGTCCAttgtgatttcagatccagaGCAAGACTGTCACAGATCTTCtttaattcaataattcaaataaatcCAAAATCATGCTCATTGCATTAATTACGTATAtctatcatattccatcaaataatTCCTTTACCATATATAAAACATATCCATTGCACCAGTCAGATATTCATATCACATTCcacaaaataatttttaataacaCATAACTAAATTAGGTTCACATCATACAATCCAAATATTCGCTCCATCTTACATATAGTAAGGAACTGCGAAACAATATCATATGTAAAAATTAATAGTGGGTAATACCCACCTTATTACGAATAATCTAACTGATCTCTTAATTAGGCCTTTTGAACTTACAATCTCAATCACGTAATTCTGCTTTGCATCTCTCGGCATTCTTCACTAACTTCACAAAAAGTTTTCTATTTCAGTTTTGCTAGAATACCCCCTTCTAATAGCTTTAGCATCatgcatattaaaaaaaatgaaagctTCCTCCTTCGCAAAATCCTCCCCCAAGTTAAATTTTCTATTAGTGATACTGTGACTATACACATTGTCTAACCAAAATACACGTAGCATAACCAAAACTTACTCACAATTTAACTTGTGATAGTTGCTACACGCCATATACGAAACCAACGTAAATATACATCATGTAAAATGTTGTAAACCTCAAAGATGTACACGTgtgtgcatgcatatatatatatatatatatatatatatatatatatatatatatatatatatatatatatatatatatatttatgatcatatgataacccccaaatcacgtaataactctataaccaaatctggaccacacatattttctaatcttgtggctgagattcaaacttagatttacttcataaaaaaggcgcagagggtaaatatgtcatttccctcatttaatttatgaatttcgctccattctttcacactctctcagttcgattctctcttctcagttgataaaatgataaaatgatagttttgccggatagagtgatactctgagttgataaaatgatagttttgccgaatagaatgatactctgagttgataaaatgatagttttattgatttgtaggtatgtacattcctgcatacaatgatagttttgcaggatagaatgatactctgagttgataaaatgatagttttgccggatagaatgatactctgagttgataaaatgatagttttgccggatagaatgatactctctCTCCACTGTCAGTCTCTCTCACATCTCCACTATTGTGTAATGCATTTATTAAACGATAGAAACGGAGACCATTGTGTGTGTAATGCATCAACGTACCGTTTATAAATGCGTTGTCGCAAGTGTGAGTGCGTCGCCATGGGAAAATGCGAAGCCGGATCGGTCGCGCTTGAGCGTCCTCTCAAGCTGTGGTCTCTCATTCTTGACAGCGTGCgctgcggcggcggaggctTCCAGCGGAAGAAATCCGGCGATAGGAAGGGATCAGAGAAGCTGTCGGAGCTGCTCAAGCAGCCGGAGTGGTGGGAGGGCGATGAGGATGTGAGGAGGAAGGAGGAGTCGCTGCAGTGCttgaaaaatgataaaatgataattttgccgtatagaatgatactctgagttgataaaatgatagttttgccggatagaatgatactctgagaaAATTGAATGCAGTGTTTAATTCACGTTTTCTTCTTACCCgcccaattttataacgaaatgacaattttgcccttaatatatccgaaatatgatagttttatttgataaaatgatagttttgttagattaaatctggaccacatattttaaaaatgtgtggtggagatttagttatagggttatcacacaaattggatTTATCACGcgcccatatatatatatatagggatgtattcatttcctttttgtatcttttgttctttgttctttttaatctcagccccacgattttgtcattcgacggttagattggtgccacgtgtcatttaataatgcatattttcagttgaataatgcacaccgactaataatgcatcattgtagtgtaataatgcagattttcaattgaataatgtacaccgactattaatgcaccattatagtgtaataatgcagatcatctggaccgttgatgaatgagatctaacggcccatattaagaagaataaaggatataagggatgaataggagaataacgctctcatatatatatatatatatatacactaaaACTAAAATCTagtatgtattttattatttttgttagcTACGTATATTTCAATGCTTTGAAATCGTATTTGCATGGTTTGTGTATGCATAAATATAAATGTAGGAATAAGGTATTCTATTGTAACTATACATATTCAAATTTGGACATTTCAAGACTTATATgccgttttcttttttttacaatGCTACCTATAAAATCAATGATAACATAATggcaataaatatattaatatatactccctccgtcctatgctactcgcacttttcattttaggccgtaaatttgggattgatttttttgtgtaattaaaaaagaattttaggtgtaatgagacatcacttaataaaaaaactcttaacttaaactaacatattaattaaatgcattaattctaacttaaattataaatagtgtaaggactttgtgacgagccgaaaagcaaacgtgcgagtagcacgggacggagggagtaaaataatGTATGTTTTAGGGTAGGGATATTACAAATCAAATGAAGGCGGATGGTGTTATGATTTTGGGATGCAGACATATGATGAAAGAGGAAAAGCGAGAAGAGAGAGATGTGAGATTTGAAGTTGGTGTGAGCATAAGTGATGGCTCGAATCACTGACTGGAGATGCTCAGATCAAGAGCGGGGGATGAACTCAAGTGAGCTGGTTTGGCTGCGTGCGACACTTGTTTCAGCAGCCACCGGATCGAGTTTAAAATGATAGATCTAGTATATATGCCGTTAGATAAATATATCCGTTGGACTTTTGTGTTAAAATAGCGGTTAGGAGTTTGTTGAGGGTTTTTTCATACTTGATTTTGTACACTGTCTTTCGATTTGATTCTGCTTAGAATAATACTCCCTTTAtaccataatagatgtcacacttttctttttttgtttgttccaAAAAGACGtccatttccatttttggaaaaagttctctcttacattaataaaaaaatatattttctctctccatttaacacacaaaacaaaacctcttaaaatcttgtgccgtcccgcaagtgtgacatcttttgtgggatagagggagtaccaATTTACGTTTCTGCTACACACATTGTTCGAtcatcccacaaaagatgtcaatttccatttttggaaaaagttctctcttacattaataaaaatatatattttatctttacatttaaca
Encoded proteins:
- the LOC121778508 gene encoding protein TIFY 10A-like isoform X1 — encoded protein: MASSGKVDSAKFHGGRSNFSQTCNLLSQYLKKNGAFGDLDLNFTPKVNSVSDFARFIPFSLSLASNCEIIYYLIQIGSVNQSPKIEQPEKEVEQMTIFYAGQVIVLNDIPAVKAKEIINLATAVSPIQKPQLPALGSDLPIARKNSLARFLEKRKDRITAAAPHQASKPAVKEEPWLEVGSQIPRQ
- the LOC121778508 gene encoding protein TIFY 10A-like isoform X2, translated to MTIFYAGQVIVLNDIPAVKAKEIINLATAVSPIQKPQLPALGSDLPIARKNSLARFLEKRKDRITAAAPHQASKPAVKEEPWLEVGSQIPRQ